One window from the genome of Labeo rohita strain BAU-BD-2019 chromosome 10, IGBB_LRoh.1.0, whole genome shotgun sequence encodes:
- the carm1l gene encoding histone-arginine methyltransferase CARM1 isoform X5 yields MDDNQLQTSFSVTLIFLNENDVKQELPISSQHQELTLQVHRELDDISLNINNDAGVCVFKFSITRDTECCRVATRSFLITLGCFSVIMRFSTQSEFQVFHKMLCSWHELRRDQSVFQQRTDDSSALQYFQQQNMLQDFLRTATYQKAILLNDVDFKDKVVLDVGCGTGILSFFAIQAGAKKVYAVEASSVAKYAEILVKSNNLSNKITVLSGKIEEVSCPEKVDVIISEPMGYMLLNERMLESYLHAKHWLKPKGMMFPTQGDIHLAPFTDEQLYMEHHARSNFWNQRCFYGVNLSGLHSSAVDEFFRQPVVDTFEMQILMARSVKYTINFLEAKEEDLHRLEIPFVFKLLQSGLIHGLAFWFDVAFVGSRMTVWLSTAPNEPLTHWYQVRCLLQTPLFAKMGQTLSGQVQLIANKRQSYDIHITAVVDQSGFKSGNSLDLKNPFFR; encoded by the exons ATGGACGATAATCAGTTACAGACCAGTTTCTCTGTAACTCTGATCTTTCTGAATGAAAACGACGTGAAGCAAGAGCTGCCGATTTCCAGTCAACACCAGGAACTTACACTTCAAGTCCACAGAGAGCTGGATGACATCTCTCTCAACATTAACAACg ATGctggtgtttgtgtttttaagttcTCCATCACGAGGGACACAGAGTGCTGTCGGGTGGCCACCCGCTCATTCCTCATCACTCTGGGCTGTTTCAGCGTCATCATGCGCTTCAGCACGCAGTCAG AGTTTCAGGTCTTCCACAAAATGCTGTGCTCATGGCACGAGCTCAGGAGAGATCAGTCTGTGTTTCAGCAGAGGACAGACGATTCATCTGCACTGCAGTACTTCCAG CAGCAGAACATGCTTCAGGACTTTCTCCGGACTGCAACCTACCAAAAAGCCATTTTGCTCAATGACGTTGACTTCAAAGATAAA GTGGTTCTGGATGTGGGCTGTGGAACAGGGATATTGTCCTTCTTTGCCATCCAGGCCGGGGCTAAGAAAGTGTACGCGGTGGAGGCCAGTTCTGTGGCCAAATATGCAGAA ATTCTAGTGAAAAGCAATAACTTGTCCAACAAAATCACGGTTTTGTCAGGAAAGATTGAGGAAGTTTCCTGCCCAGAGAAGGTGGATGTGATCATCTCCGAGCCCATGGGCTACATGCTCCTCAACGAGAGGATGTTAGAGAGCTATCTGCATGCCAAACACTGGTTAAAACCTAAAG GCATGATGTTTCCTACCCAGGGTGACATTCATCTGGCTCCTTTCACTGATGAACAACTGTACATGGAGCATCACGCCCGCTCCAACTTCTG GAATCAGAGATGTTTCTATGGCGTGAACTTGAGCGGGCTTCATTCCTCTGCTGTGGATGAGTTCTTCAGACAGCCAGTGGTT GACACATTCGAAATGCAGATTCTCATGGCCAGGTCTGTAAAATACACAATCAACTTTCTGGAGGCAAAAGAGGAAGATTTACACCG GTTGGAAATTCCATTTGTCTTCAAACTGCTGCAGTCAGGGCTGATTCATGGACTTGCTTTTTGGTTTGATGTGGCCTTTGTTGGCTCAAG GATGACAGTATGGCTGTCCACTGCTCCAAATGAACCTTTGACTCACTGGTATCAGGTGCGCTGTCTTTTGCAGACCCCTCTGTTCGCCAAAATGGGACAGACGTTATCTGGACAGGTTCAACTAATAGCCAACAAGAG ACAAAGCTATGACATTCACATCACTGCTGTGGTTGATCAGTCTGGATTTAAATCTGGGAACTCATTGGATttgaaaaatcctttttttcgGTAA
- the carm1l gene encoding histone-arginine methyltransferase CARM1 isoform X1 has protein sequence MDDNQLQTSFSVTLIFLNENDVKQELPISSQHQELTLQVHRELDDISLNINNDAGVCVFKFSITRDTECCRVATRSFLITLGCFSVIMRFSTQSEFQVFHKMLCSWHELRRDQSVFQQRTDDSSALQYFQFYGCLSQQQNMLQDFLRTATYQKAILLNDVDFKDKVVLDVGCGTGILSFFAIQAGAKKVYAVEASSVAKYAEILVKSNNLSNKITVLSGKIEEVSCPEKVDVIISEPMGYMLLNERMLESYLHAKHWLKPKGMMFPTQGDIHLAPFTDEQLYMEHHARSNFWNQRCFYGVNLSGLHSSAVDEFFRQPVVDTFEMQILMARSVKYTINFLEAKEEDLHRLEIPFVFKLLQSGLIHGLAFWFDVAFVGSRMTVWLSTAPNEPLTHWYQVRCLLQTPLFAKMGQTLSGQVQLIANKRQSYDIHITAVVDQSGFKSGNSLDLKNPFFRYA, from the exons ATGGACGATAATCAGTTACAGACCAGTTTCTCTGTAACTCTGATCTTTCTGAATGAAAACGACGTGAAGCAAGAGCTGCCGATTTCCAGTCAACACCAGGAACTTACACTTCAAGTCCACAGAGAGCTGGATGACATCTCTCTCAACATTAACAACg ATGctggtgtttgtgtttttaagttcTCCATCACGAGGGACACAGAGTGCTGTCGGGTGGCCACCCGCTCATTCCTCATCACTCTGGGCTGTTTCAGCGTCATCATGCGCTTCAGCACGCAGTCAG AGTTTCAGGTCTTCCACAAAATGCTGTGCTCATGGCACGAGCTCAGGAGAGATCAGTCTGTGTTTCAGCAGAGGACAGACGATTCATCTGCACTGCAGTACTTCCAG TTCTATGGCTGTCTGTCCCAGCAGCAGAACATGCTTCAGGACTTTCTCCGGACTGCAACCTACCAAAAAGCCATTTTGCTCAATGACGTTGACTTCAAAGATAAA GTGGTTCTGGATGTGGGCTGTGGAACAGGGATATTGTCCTTCTTTGCCATCCAGGCCGGGGCTAAGAAAGTGTACGCGGTGGAGGCCAGTTCTGTGGCCAAATATGCAGAA ATTCTAGTGAAAAGCAATAACTTGTCCAACAAAATCACGGTTTTGTCAGGAAAGATTGAGGAAGTTTCCTGCCCAGAGAAGGTGGATGTGATCATCTCCGAGCCCATGGGCTACATGCTCCTCAACGAGAGGATGTTAGAGAGCTATCTGCATGCCAAACACTGGTTAAAACCTAAAG GCATGATGTTTCCTACCCAGGGTGACATTCATCTGGCTCCTTTCACTGATGAACAACTGTACATGGAGCATCACGCCCGCTCCAACTTCTG GAATCAGAGATGTTTCTATGGCGTGAACTTGAGCGGGCTTCATTCCTCTGCTGTGGATGAGTTCTTCAGACAGCCAGTGGTT GACACATTCGAAATGCAGATTCTCATGGCCAGGTCTGTAAAATACACAATCAACTTTCTGGAGGCAAAAGAGGAAGATTTACACCG GTTGGAAATTCCATTTGTCTTCAAACTGCTGCAGTCAGGGCTGATTCATGGACTTGCTTTTTGGTTTGATGTGGCCTTTGTTGGCTCAAG GATGACAGTATGGCTGTCCACTGCTCCAAATGAACCTTTGACTCACTGGTATCAGGTGCGCTGTCTTTTGCAGACCCCTCTGTTCGCCAAAATGGGACAGACGTTATCTGGACAGGTTCAACTAATAGCCAACAAGAG ACAAAGCTATGACATTCACATCACTGCTGTGGTTGATCAGTCTGGATTTAAATCTGGGAACTCATTGGATttgaaaaatcctttttttcg GTACGCCTGA
- the carm1l gene encoding histone-arginine methyltransferase CARM1 isoform X6 produces MDDNQLQTSFSVTLIFLNENDVKQELPISSQHQELTLQVHRELDDISLNINNDAGVCVFKFSITRDTECCRVATRSFLITLGCFSVIMRFSTQSEFQVFHKMLCSWHELRRDQSVFQQRTDDSSALQYFQFYGCLSQQQNMLQDFLRTATYQKAILLNDVDFKDKVVLDVGCGTGILSFFAIQAGAKKVYAVEASSVAKYAEILVKSNNLSNKITVLSGKIEEVSCPEKVDVIISEPMGYMLLNERMLESYLHAKHWLKPKGMMFPTQGDIHLAPFTDEQLYMEHHARSNFWLEIPFVFKLLQSGLIHGLAFWFDVAFVGSRMTVWLSTAPNEPLTHWYQVRCLLQTPLFAKMGQTLSGQVQLIANKRQSYDIHITAVVDQSGFKSGNSLDLKNPFFRYA; encoded by the exons ATGGACGATAATCAGTTACAGACCAGTTTCTCTGTAACTCTGATCTTTCTGAATGAAAACGACGTGAAGCAAGAGCTGCCGATTTCCAGTCAACACCAGGAACTTACACTTCAAGTCCACAGAGAGCTGGATGACATCTCTCTCAACATTAACAACg ATGctggtgtttgtgtttttaagttcTCCATCACGAGGGACACAGAGTGCTGTCGGGTGGCCACCCGCTCATTCCTCATCACTCTGGGCTGTTTCAGCGTCATCATGCGCTTCAGCACGCAGTCAG AGTTTCAGGTCTTCCACAAAATGCTGTGCTCATGGCACGAGCTCAGGAGAGATCAGTCTGTGTTTCAGCAGAGGACAGACGATTCATCTGCACTGCAGTACTTCCAG TTCTATGGCTGTCTGTCCCAGCAGCAGAACATGCTTCAGGACTTTCTCCGGACTGCAACCTACCAAAAAGCCATTTTGCTCAATGACGTTGACTTCAAAGATAAA GTGGTTCTGGATGTGGGCTGTGGAACAGGGATATTGTCCTTCTTTGCCATCCAGGCCGGGGCTAAGAAAGTGTACGCGGTGGAGGCCAGTTCTGTGGCCAAATATGCAGAA ATTCTAGTGAAAAGCAATAACTTGTCCAACAAAATCACGGTTTTGTCAGGAAAGATTGAGGAAGTTTCCTGCCCAGAGAAGGTGGATGTGATCATCTCCGAGCCCATGGGCTACATGCTCCTCAACGAGAGGATGTTAGAGAGCTATCTGCATGCCAAACACTGGTTAAAACCTAAAG GCATGATGTTTCCTACCCAGGGTGACATTCATCTGGCTCCTTTCACTGATGAACAACTGTACATGGAGCATCACGCCCGCTCCAACTTCTG GTTGGAAATTCCATTTGTCTTCAAACTGCTGCAGTCAGGGCTGATTCATGGACTTGCTTTTTGGTTTGATGTGGCCTTTGTTGGCTCAAG GATGACAGTATGGCTGTCCACTGCTCCAAATGAACCTTTGACTCACTGGTATCAGGTGCGCTGTCTTTTGCAGACCCCTCTGTTCGCCAAAATGGGACAGACGTTATCTGGACAGGTTCAACTAATAGCCAACAAGAG ACAAAGCTATGACATTCACATCACTGCTGTGGTTGATCAGTCTGGATTTAAATCTGGGAACTCATTGGATttgaaaaatcctttttttcg GTACGCCTGA
- the carm1l gene encoding histone-arginine methyltransferase CARM1 isoform X4 codes for MDDNQLQTSFSVTLIFLNENDVKQELPISSQHQELTLQVHRELDDISLNINNDAGVCVFKFSITRDTECCRVATRSFLITLGCFSVIMRFSTQSEFQVFHKMLCSWHELRRDQSVFQQRTDDSSALQYFQQNMLQDFLRTATYQKAILLNDVDFKDKVVLDVGCGTGILSFFAIQAGAKKVYAVEASSVAKYAEILVKSNNLSNKITVLSGKIEEVSCPEKVDVIISEPMGYMLLNERMLESYLHAKHWLKPKGMMFPTQGDIHLAPFTDEQLYMEHHARSNFWNQRCFYGVNLSGLHSSAVDEFFRQPVVDTFEMQILMARSVKYTINFLEAKEEDLHRLEIPFVFKLLQSGLIHGLAFWFDVAFVGSRMTVWLSTAPNEPLTHWYQVRCLLQTPLFAKMGQTLSGQVQLIANKRQSYDIHITAVVDQSGFKSGNSLDLKNPFFRYA; via the exons ATGGACGATAATCAGTTACAGACCAGTTTCTCTGTAACTCTGATCTTTCTGAATGAAAACGACGTGAAGCAAGAGCTGCCGATTTCCAGTCAACACCAGGAACTTACACTTCAAGTCCACAGAGAGCTGGATGACATCTCTCTCAACATTAACAACg ATGctggtgtttgtgtttttaagttcTCCATCACGAGGGACACAGAGTGCTGTCGGGTGGCCACCCGCTCATTCCTCATCACTCTGGGCTGTTTCAGCGTCATCATGCGCTTCAGCACGCAGTCAG AGTTTCAGGTCTTCCACAAAATGCTGTGCTCATGGCACGAGCTCAGGAGAGATCAGTCTGTGTTTCAGCAGAGGACAGACGATTCATCTGCACTGCAGTACTTCCAG CAGAACATGCTTCAGGACTTTCTCCGGACTGCAACCTACCAAAAAGCCATTTTGCTCAATGACGTTGACTTCAAAGATAAA GTGGTTCTGGATGTGGGCTGTGGAACAGGGATATTGTCCTTCTTTGCCATCCAGGCCGGGGCTAAGAAAGTGTACGCGGTGGAGGCCAGTTCTGTGGCCAAATATGCAGAA ATTCTAGTGAAAAGCAATAACTTGTCCAACAAAATCACGGTTTTGTCAGGAAAGATTGAGGAAGTTTCCTGCCCAGAGAAGGTGGATGTGATCATCTCCGAGCCCATGGGCTACATGCTCCTCAACGAGAGGATGTTAGAGAGCTATCTGCATGCCAAACACTGGTTAAAACCTAAAG GCATGATGTTTCCTACCCAGGGTGACATTCATCTGGCTCCTTTCACTGATGAACAACTGTACATGGAGCATCACGCCCGCTCCAACTTCTG GAATCAGAGATGTTTCTATGGCGTGAACTTGAGCGGGCTTCATTCCTCTGCTGTGGATGAGTTCTTCAGACAGCCAGTGGTT GACACATTCGAAATGCAGATTCTCATGGCCAGGTCTGTAAAATACACAATCAACTTTCTGGAGGCAAAAGAGGAAGATTTACACCG GTTGGAAATTCCATTTGTCTTCAAACTGCTGCAGTCAGGGCTGATTCATGGACTTGCTTTTTGGTTTGATGTGGCCTTTGTTGGCTCAAG GATGACAGTATGGCTGTCCACTGCTCCAAATGAACCTTTGACTCACTGGTATCAGGTGCGCTGTCTTTTGCAGACCCCTCTGTTCGCCAAAATGGGACAGACGTTATCTGGACAGGTTCAACTAATAGCCAACAAGAG ACAAAGCTATGACATTCACATCACTGCTGTGGTTGATCAGTCTGGATTTAAATCTGGGAACTCATTGGATttgaaaaatcctttttttcg GTACGCCTGA
- the carm1l gene encoding histone-arginine methyltransferase CARM1 isoform X2, whose translation MDDNQLQTSFSVTLIFLNENDVKQELPISSQHQELTLQVHRELDDISLNINNDAGVCVFKFSITRDTECCRVATRSFLITLGCFSVIMRFSTQSEFQVFHKMLCSWHELRRDQSVFQQRTDDSSALQYFQFYGCLSQQQNMLQDFLRTATYQKAILLNDVDFKDKVVLDVGCGTGILSFFAIQAGAKKVYAVEASSVAKYAEILVKSNNLSNKITVLSGKIEEVSCPEKVDVIISEPMGYMLLNERMLESYLHAKHWLKPKGMMFPTQGDIHLAPFTDEQLYMEHHARSNFWNQRCFYGVNLSGLHSSAVDEFFRQPVVDTFEMQILMARSVKYTINFLEAKEEDLHRLEIPFVFKLLQSGLIHGLAFWFDVAFVGSRMTVWLSTAPNEPLTHWYQVRCLLQTPLFAKMGQTLSGQVQLIANKRQSYDIHITAVVDQSGFKSGNSLDLKNPFFR comes from the exons ATGGACGATAATCAGTTACAGACCAGTTTCTCTGTAACTCTGATCTTTCTGAATGAAAACGACGTGAAGCAAGAGCTGCCGATTTCCAGTCAACACCAGGAACTTACACTTCAAGTCCACAGAGAGCTGGATGACATCTCTCTCAACATTAACAACg ATGctggtgtttgtgtttttaagttcTCCATCACGAGGGACACAGAGTGCTGTCGGGTGGCCACCCGCTCATTCCTCATCACTCTGGGCTGTTTCAGCGTCATCATGCGCTTCAGCACGCAGTCAG AGTTTCAGGTCTTCCACAAAATGCTGTGCTCATGGCACGAGCTCAGGAGAGATCAGTCTGTGTTTCAGCAGAGGACAGACGATTCATCTGCACTGCAGTACTTCCAG TTCTATGGCTGTCTGTCCCAGCAGCAGAACATGCTTCAGGACTTTCTCCGGACTGCAACCTACCAAAAAGCCATTTTGCTCAATGACGTTGACTTCAAAGATAAA GTGGTTCTGGATGTGGGCTGTGGAACAGGGATATTGTCCTTCTTTGCCATCCAGGCCGGGGCTAAGAAAGTGTACGCGGTGGAGGCCAGTTCTGTGGCCAAATATGCAGAA ATTCTAGTGAAAAGCAATAACTTGTCCAACAAAATCACGGTTTTGTCAGGAAAGATTGAGGAAGTTTCCTGCCCAGAGAAGGTGGATGTGATCATCTCCGAGCCCATGGGCTACATGCTCCTCAACGAGAGGATGTTAGAGAGCTATCTGCATGCCAAACACTGGTTAAAACCTAAAG GCATGATGTTTCCTACCCAGGGTGACATTCATCTGGCTCCTTTCACTGATGAACAACTGTACATGGAGCATCACGCCCGCTCCAACTTCTG GAATCAGAGATGTTTCTATGGCGTGAACTTGAGCGGGCTTCATTCCTCTGCTGTGGATGAGTTCTTCAGACAGCCAGTGGTT GACACATTCGAAATGCAGATTCTCATGGCCAGGTCTGTAAAATACACAATCAACTTTCTGGAGGCAAAAGAGGAAGATTTACACCG GTTGGAAATTCCATTTGTCTTCAAACTGCTGCAGTCAGGGCTGATTCATGGACTTGCTTTTTGGTTTGATGTGGCCTTTGTTGGCTCAAG GATGACAGTATGGCTGTCCACTGCTCCAAATGAACCTTTGACTCACTGGTATCAGGTGCGCTGTCTTTTGCAGACCCCTCTGTTCGCCAAAATGGGACAGACGTTATCTGGACAGGTTCAACTAATAGCCAACAAGAG ACAAAGCTATGACATTCACATCACTGCTGTGGTTGATCAGTCTGGATTTAAATCTGGGAACTCATTGGATttgaaaaatcctttttttcgGTAA
- the carm1l gene encoding histone-arginine methyltransferase CARM1 isoform X3 gives MDDNQLQTSFSVTLIFLNENDVKQELPISSQHQELTLQVHRELDDISLNINNDAGVCVFKFSITRDTECCRVATRSFLITLGCFSVIMRFSTQSEFQVFHKMLCSWHELRRDQSVFQQRTDDSSALQYFQQQNMLQDFLRTATYQKAILLNDVDFKDKVVLDVGCGTGILSFFAIQAGAKKVYAVEASSVAKYAEILVKSNNLSNKITVLSGKIEEVSCPEKVDVIISEPMGYMLLNERMLESYLHAKHWLKPKGMMFPTQGDIHLAPFTDEQLYMEHHARSNFWNQRCFYGVNLSGLHSSAVDEFFRQPVVDTFEMQILMARSVKYTINFLEAKEEDLHRLEIPFVFKLLQSGLIHGLAFWFDVAFVGSRMTVWLSTAPNEPLTHWYQVRCLLQTPLFAKMGQTLSGQVQLIANKRQSYDIHITAVVDQSGFKSGNSLDLKNPFFRYA, from the exons ATGGACGATAATCAGTTACAGACCAGTTTCTCTGTAACTCTGATCTTTCTGAATGAAAACGACGTGAAGCAAGAGCTGCCGATTTCCAGTCAACACCAGGAACTTACACTTCAAGTCCACAGAGAGCTGGATGACATCTCTCTCAACATTAACAACg ATGctggtgtttgtgtttttaagttcTCCATCACGAGGGACACAGAGTGCTGTCGGGTGGCCACCCGCTCATTCCTCATCACTCTGGGCTGTTTCAGCGTCATCATGCGCTTCAGCACGCAGTCAG AGTTTCAGGTCTTCCACAAAATGCTGTGCTCATGGCACGAGCTCAGGAGAGATCAGTCTGTGTTTCAGCAGAGGACAGACGATTCATCTGCACTGCAGTACTTCCAG CAGCAGAACATGCTTCAGGACTTTCTCCGGACTGCAACCTACCAAAAAGCCATTTTGCTCAATGACGTTGACTTCAAAGATAAA GTGGTTCTGGATGTGGGCTGTGGAACAGGGATATTGTCCTTCTTTGCCATCCAGGCCGGGGCTAAGAAAGTGTACGCGGTGGAGGCCAGTTCTGTGGCCAAATATGCAGAA ATTCTAGTGAAAAGCAATAACTTGTCCAACAAAATCACGGTTTTGTCAGGAAAGATTGAGGAAGTTTCCTGCCCAGAGAAGGTGGATGTGATCATCTCCGAGCCCATGGGCTACATGCTCCTCAACGAGAGGATGTTAGAGAGCTATCTGCATGCCAAACACTGGTTAAAACCTAAAG GCATGATGTTTCCTACCCAGGGTGACATTCATCTGGCTCCTTTCACTGATGAACAACTGTACATGGAGCATCACGCCCGCTCCAACTTCTG GAATCAGAGATGTTTCTATGGCGTGAACTTGAGCGGGCTTCATTCCTCTGCTGTGGATGAGTTCTTCAGACAGCCAGTGGTT GACACATTCGAAATGCAGATTCTCATGGCCAGGTCTGTAAAATACACAATCAACTTTCTGGAGGCAAAAGAGGAAGATTTACACCG GTTGGAAATTCCATTTGTCTTCAAACTGCTGCAGTCAGGGCTGATTCATGGACTTGCTTTTTGGTTTGATGTGGCCTTTGTTGGCTCAAG GATGACAGTATGGCTGTCCACTGCTCCAAATGAACCTTTGACTCACTGGTATCAGGTGCGCTGTCTTTTGCAGACCCCTCTGTTCGCCAAAATGGGACAGACGTTATCTGGACAGGTTCAACTAATAGCCAACAAGAG ACAAAGCTATGACATTCACATCACTGCTGTGGTTGATCAGTCTGGATTTAAATCTGGGAACTCATTGGATttgaaaaatcctttttttcg GTACGCCTGA